The following are from one region of the Advenella mimigardefordensis DPN7 genome:
- a CDS encoding LLM class flavin-dependent oxidoreductase, producing the protein MIPFSVLDLSPVNEGETTREALQHSLRLAQTAEQLGYRRFWMAEHHNMPGIASAATAVALGFIAGGTQSIRIGSGGVMLPNHSPLVIAEQFGTLASLYPDRVDLGLGRAPGTDITTARALRRDIYAAAERFPEDVQELQAYFEDEQPGQAVRAVPGSGLRVPLWLLGSSLYSAQLAAHLGLPFAFASHFAPTDLMPALSVYRSMFQPSAYLDKPYAMACVNVIAAGTDEEARFHYTSMQLASVQLFRGKPGKMPPPVEDIDALVTPMEKAGVEQKLAYSMIGSPATVQHGIERFIEATGINELMITSRIYDVQARLTSLALTAPIFNPGAGANLDSSAPANA; encoded by the coding sequence GTGATTCCATTTTCAGTTCTAGATTTATCCCCCGTTAACGAAGGCGAAACCACCCGCGAAGCGCTGCAGCATTCCCTGAGGCTGGCGCAAACTGCCGAGCAGCTGGGTTATCGGCGCTTCTGGATGGCCGAGCACCACAATATGCCTGGTATCGCCAGTGCGGCGACGGCGGTGGCGCTTGGTTTTATTGCGGGTGGCACGCAATCGATCCGCATCGGTTCGGGTGGCGTCATGCTGCCTAATCATTCGCCGCTGGTCATTGCGGAGCAGTTTGGTACGCTTGCGTCGCTGTACCCGGATCGCGTTGATCTGGGGCTGGGGCGGGCACCTGGTACTGATATAACAACGGCCCGGGCGCTACGACGCGACATCTATGCGGCTGCGGAGCGATTCCCTGAAGATGTGCAGGAATTGCAGGCCTATTTTGAGGATGAGCAACCAGGGCAGGCTGTGCGGGCCGTGCCGGGCAGCGGCCTGCGGGTACCACTGTGGTTATTGGGTTCCAGTCTGTATAGCGCTCAACTGGCGGCGCATCTGGGCCTGCCATTTGCCTTTGCTTCGCATTTTGCACCTACCGATCTGATGCCTGCGCTGTCGGTTTACCGCAGCATGTTCCAGCCGTCCGCCTATCTGGATAAGCCGTATGCCATGGCCTGTGTCAATGTCATCGCTGCCGGGACCGATGAAGAGGCCCGGTTCCACTATACCTCCATGCAACTGGCGTCGGTTCAGCTGTTTCGGGGCAAGCCGGGCAAAATGCCGCCGCCGGTAGAGGATATTGATGCGCTGGTCACGCCGATGGAAAAAGCCGGAGTAGAGCAGAAGCTGGCTTACTCCATGATTGGATCGCCCGCTACCGTACAGCACGGTATCGAACGTTTCATCGAGGCGACGGGTATAAATGAGCTGATGATTACTTCGCGTATTTATGATGTCCAGGCCAGGCTTACCTCACTGGCATTGACGGCGCCCATATTTAATCCAGGAGCCGGCGCGAACCTCGATTCCAGCGCGCCTGCAAACGCTTAA
- the trmD gene encoding tRNA (guanosine(37)-N1)-methyltransferase TrmD encodes MRFDVITLFPELFTAVSDSGVTGRAHRQGIWSVNTWNPRSYTTDVHHTVDDRPYGGGPGMVMLSQPLERALLAARAHQQEQGAPALPLILMSPVGRRFDQAVAQSLAAGPGAIVLCGRYEGIDQRFIDQYVDDELSIGDFVLSGGEIAAMAIMDATVRLLPEVLHTADSAIQDSFQPSLSGLLDSPHYTRPELFNGVPVPPVLSSGHHKNIARWRREASLSLTAKRRPDLIDAARQKGWLTREDEAFLRTLPSGA; translated from the coding sequence ATGCGGTTTGACGTTATTACCCTGTTTCCTGAGTTATTCACAGCGGTGAGTGACTCAGGGGTCACGGGCAGGGCGCATCGGCAGGGTATCTGGTCGGTCAATACCTGGAACCCCAGAAGCTACACGACAGACGTGCATCATACGGTCGATGATCGTCCCTACGGTGGCGGACCAGGCATGGTCATGCTCAGTCAGCCACTGGAGCGTGCACTGCTGGCAGCGCGTGCCCATCAGCAGGAGCAGGGGGCGCCCGCTTTGCCGCTTATTCTGATGAGTCCTGTGGGGCGCCGGTTTGATCAGGCGGTGGCGCAATCACTGGCTGCCGGCCCGGGTGCTATCGTGCTCTGCGGTCGTTACGAAGGTATTGATCAGCGATTTATTGATCAGTATGTCGATGATGAGCTGTCTATAGGGGATTTTGTGCTCTCGGGTGGGGAAATTGCCGCCATGGCTATTATGGATGCCACTGTTCGGCTGCTGCCCGAGGTATTGCATACGGCTGATTCGGCCATTCAGGACTCTTTTCAGCCATCCTTGTCTGGATTGCTGGATAGCCCTCATTACACCCGTCCGGAACTATTTAATGGTGTGCCAGTGCCGCCGGTGTTGTCTTCGGGCCACCATAAAAATATTGCGCGCTGGAGGCGGGAGGCCTCGCTGTCGCTCACGGCCAAACGGCGTCCGGACCTGATTGATGCTGCCCGACAGAAGGGCTGGCTAACCCGCGAAGATGAGGCATTTTTGCGGACACTGCCGTCCGGTGCCTAA